A single window of Zea mays cultivar B73 chromosome 10, Zm-B73-REFERENCE-NAM-5.0, whole genome shotgun sequence DNA harbors:
- the LOC103641249 gene encoding indole-2-monooxygenase-like — MMPMPPSPPAVPLIGHLHLVAGGLPHVRLRDLAARQQDGEGLMLLRLGTVPTLVVSSPHAAQQVLRAHDKSFASRPRTVVGDILSYGPSDVGLAPYGDWWRQAKKLVTTHLLSARKVQCYRAAREEEVGAVIAKIHGAAGAHAAVDMSELLSSFTNDILCRAVAGRSFRADDGRNKVFRYAGTAVVGGFNPENLYPRLAKVAGGVLTWPARRRAERLRSQWDKVFDALIDEHAREMAGGAGGGDLEETDFIHVLLSVQEEYGLTRNSIKGILADMFTAGTDTSYAALEFAMAELMRHPHALAKLQAEVRKTTAAAAASGEKQVKETNLDGMTYLKAVIKETLRLHPPAPLLLPHLSLEDCDLDSYTVPAGTTVLINAWAIGRDPRVWNAPDEFMPERFIVDDDDDMGGIDNNGSVDLRGNDFQFLPFGSGRRICPGLNFALVSIELMLANLVYHFDWELAEGEDSNSNIDMTEVFGLTARRKHKLLLVPRSASSAPVAVDQSTGRGAHM; from the exons ATGATGCCGATGCCTCCTTCCCCTCCGGCTGTTCCGCTGATCGGGCACCTCCACCTCGTCGCCGGCGGGCTCCCGCATGTCCGCCTGCGGGACCTCGCTGCGAGGCAGCAGGACGGCGAGGGGCTCATGCTCCTGCGCCTCGGAACGGTCCCGACGCTGGTAGTCTCGTCGCCGCACGCTGCGCAGCAGGTCCTGCGCGCCCACGACAAGTCGTTCGCGTCCCGGCCACGGACCGTCGTCGGTGACATACTCTCGTACGGGCCGTCGGACGTCGGGCTCGCGCCGTACGGCGATTGGTGGCGGCAGGCTAAGAAGCTGGTGACCACGCACCTTCTCAGCGCCAGAAAGGTGCAGTGCTACCGCGCCGCCCGCGAGGAGGAG GTGGGCGCAGTGATCGCCAAGATCCACGGTGCTGCCGGGGCACATGCGGCTGTGGACATGAGCGAGCTCCTGAGCTCCTTCACCAACGACATCCTGTGCCGTGCAGTGGCTGGGCGGTCGTTCCGGGCGGACGACGGCCGGAACAAGGTGTTCCGGTATGCCGGCACGGCCGTTGTAGGGGGCTTCAACCCGGAGAACTTGTACCCTCGGCTGGCAAAAGTAGCCGGCGGCGTGCTCACGTGGCCGGCACGCCGGAGGGCGGAGAGGCTGAGGTCCCAGTGGGACAAGGTCTTCGACGCCCTGATCGACGAGCACGCGAGAGAGATGGCCGGCGGCGCTGGTGGTGGAGATCTAGAGGAGACTGACTTCATACATGTGCTCCTGTCCGTACAGGAAGAGTATGGGCTCACCAGAAACAGCATCAAGGGTATCCTGGCT GACATGTTTACAGCGGGCACTGATACTTCATATGCGGCCCTAGAGTTCGCCATGGCCGAGCTCATGCGGCATCCACATGCTTTGGCCAAACTACAGGCTGAGGTGAGGAAaacaacggcggcggcggcggcgtcgggcGAAAAACAAGTGAAGGAGACAAACCTCGACGGAATGACGTATCTAAAGGCGGTCATCAAAGAGACGCTCCGTCTCCACCCGCCAGCGCCGCTCCTTCTCCCGCATCTCTCGCTAGAGGACTGCGACTTGGACAGCTACACCGTTCCAGCCGGCACGACCGTGCTCATCAACGCCTGGGCCATTGGGCGTGACCCGAGGGTGTGGAACGCCCCAGATGAGTTCATGCCTGAGAGGTTCATcgtagacgacgacgacgacatggGAGGCATAGATAATAATGGTTCTGTAGACTTGAGAGGAAACGACTTCCAGTTTCTGCCGTTCGGGTCGGGACGGAGGATTTGCCCTGGGTTAAACTTTGCATTGGTTTCCATTGAGCTCATGTTGGCAAACCTAGTCTACCACTTCGACTGGGAGCTAGCGGAAGGGGAGGATAGCAATAGCAATATTGATATGACTGAGGTGTTCGGATTGACAGCGCGTCGAAAGCACAAGCTCCTTCTCGTCCCAAGATCAGCATCAAGTGCACCTGTCGCTGTAGACCAGAGCACAGGGAGAGGAGCTCATATGTAA